From Dreissena polymorpha isolate Duluth1 chromosome 15, UMN_Dpol_1.0, whole genome shotgun sequence, a single genomic window includes:
- the LOC127860907 gene encoding amiloride-sensitive amine oxidase [copper-containing]-like, with protein MRSSRDLNPVWKYSQPEAQALSWTRILSNISVHAPKAVSAVSPVSGFRQLNLLGEPFPPGLRKENAFGLSESSFTSNNSRKTKRFLLSKLANIILAGCIVALVVGIIFISNRKHESAAYEAEIAAAASNSYAILGRNLETPDVFDDLTPDEYSLVYGFLMHSEDLNLVIYARANISSNYVYLIELHIPPKDEVYRYWSGDANPPTREARVLIMRGQSVPPVIEEYIVTPADSPLTLRPTKNAFYVESPIPFAYKPIDKVEQKHLIQYELYQTLLALNSLLMDIFHMRYETNCFADVTCVQLAFYDNSSRHENTRYTWARLSRGTHERLIPIGLDVLLDQSSTSPADWSIKGILFRDAFYTSLFDLLRVYKSKYQGQHDPDANTSAETPEGERIFSPSGNSYPNYPDFTVKGQTLTYGQWMLTLHFSINNGLSVFDAMFNQERIVYEISLQKVKTLPDTFMEARGLFGASCRRLVPGIDCPETAAFLNFSAFVETDRPFLLLDKVCVFESFDPILHASQSGPFLVLRTVSATQNGEHVLDYVFKRNGEIIVQINSVSEEILIPELKTRPGTDTEEVGFNLFQFKVDIDSREETLASQLYMTGIKAETQSVVLDSTQTINFPRLSRFTKLVTNERCLPTNATTERPEFVIHNNSPSITYRITVDSNVNVAFLQKFATTHKWLNCPILVMRYSDSERNPGLFSLRDGAVTSPGEYGTHIDDENLREQDLQMWVTVGTQTVLSTSTGSQSLSASIRIIPNA; from the coding sequence AAAGAAAACGCTTTTGGGCTTAGCGAGTCGAGTTTCACATCCAACAATAGCAGGAAAACAAAGCGCTTCCTGCTCTCCAAACTGGCCAACATCATCCTCGCCGGCTGTATTGTCGCCCTCGTCGTCGGCATCATCTTCATCTCCAACCGGAAACATGAATCCGCGGCTTATGAAGCCGAAATCGCGGCGGCCGCTTCAAATTCCTACGCTATATTAGGGCGTAATCTCGAAACACCTGATGTATTCGACGATTTAACTCCGGACGAATACAGTCTAGTGTATGGATTTTTGATGCACAGTGAAGATTTGAATTTAGTGATCTATGCTAGAGCAAATATTTCCAGTAACTATGTGTATTTGATAGAGTTACACATACCGCCAAAGGACGAGGTGTACCGGTACTGGAGCGGAGACGCCAACCCGCCGACAAGGGAGGCTCGGGTGCTCATCATGCGTGGACAAAGCGTGCCGCCTGTCATTGAGGAGTACATCGTGACGCCTGCCGACTCGCCATTGACGTTACGTCCGACGAAAAATGCGTTTTACGTCGAATCTCCAATACCGTTTGCATATAAACCCATCGATAAAGTGGAACAGAAGCATTTGATACAATATGAATTATATCAAACACTGTTGGCTCTGAATTCGTTGCTGATGGATATCTTTCACATGCGATATGAGACCAACTGTTTCGCTGACGTCACGTGTGTTCAACTAGCGTTTTATGACAACTCTTCGCGTCATGAAAACACGCGATACACGTGGGCTAGATTGTCACGTGGTACACATGAACGCTTGATTCCCATAGGTCTTGATGTTTTACTTGACCAATCATCGACTTCACCCGCTGATTGGTCAATTAAGGGCATATTGTTTCGCGACGCGTTTTACACTAGTCTGTTTGACCTACTGAGAGTTTATAAATCCAAATATCAAGGACAACACGATCCCGATGCTAATACCAGCGCTGAAACTCCAGAAGGGGAAAGAATATTTTCCCCTTCTGGTAATTCATATCCTAACTACCCTGACTttacggtcaaaggtcaaacgtTGACGTACGGCCAATGGATGTTAACCTTACATTTTAGCATCAACAACGGTTTGTCCGTATTTGACGCGATGTTCAATCAGGAGAGAATCGTGTATGAAATCAGCCTACAGAAAGTTAAAACATTACCAGACACATTCATGGAGGCTAGAGGATTGTTTGGCGCCTCCTGTCGGCGACTGGTCCCAGGTATAGACTGTCCGGAAACGGCGGCTTTTCTGAACTTTTCGGCCTTCGTCGAGACAGATCGACCCTTTCTTCTTCTAGACAAGGTGTGTGTCTTCGAGTCATTTGACCCAATACTTCACGCGTCCCAGAGTGGCCCATTTTTAGTATTGAGAACCGTATCCGCGACACAAAACGGGGAACATGTCCTTGACTATGTGTTCAAGCGAAACGGCGAAATTATTGTTCAGATCAATTCAGTCTCAGAGGAGATCTTAATACCCGAGTTGAAAACACGACCGGGCACAGACACTGAAGAAGTGGGATTTAATCTGTTCCAGTTTAAAGTCGACATAGATTCCAGAGAAGAAACGCTCGCCAGTCAGTTGTATATGACCGGAATAAAGGCGGAGACGCAGTCGGTGGTactggactccacccaaaccattaaCTTCCCTCGGCTGTCTCGCTTCACTAAACTCGTCACCAATGAACGATGTCTGCCTACAAATGCAACAACGGAAAGACCAGAGTTTGTTATACATAACAACTCACCCTCGATTACATATAGGATCACTGTTGACTCAAACGTTAATGTCGCGTTCTTACAGAAATTTGCAACCACACACAAATGGTTGAACTGTCCCATTTTGGTTATGAGGTACAGTGATTCGGAGCGCAACCCCGGCTTGTTTTCCCTGAGGGACGGCGCGGTTACATCCCCCGGGGAGTACGGTACGCACATCGATGACGAGAACCTCAGGGAGCAAGACTTGCAAATGTGGGTAACAGTCGGCACCCAAACCGTTCTGAGCACTTCCACCGGGAGCCAGTCGTTGTCCGCGAGTATTCGCATTATTCCGAATGCGTAA